One Chlamydiales bacterium genomic window, ATTGTCACAGGAGATCGTCCAACTGGAAAACTCCATTTAGGGCACTGGGTTGGTTCTATTCAGAATCGGTTAGCTTTGCAGGAGAAGTATGACTGTTATTTTTTAATTGCTGATCTACATACCTTAACAACGAAGCCACTCAAAAACGATATTATAAAAATGAGATCTGACATTCGAGAAGTGGTCCTTGATTGGTTAAGTTGTGGGATTGATCCTGAGAAATCGACGATTTATCTTCAGTCGGCTATTCCTGAAGTGTATGAGATGAATCTCATTTTTGAGATGCTCGTTTCTTTGAATCGACTGACAGGGTTACCGAGCATAAAGGAGATGGCACGTCATGCAGATATTCCTGATGAAAGGATCTCTTTTGGATTAATTGGTTATCCCATTTTACAAAGCGCGGATATTTTACTCCCACGTGCTCATCTTGTGCCTGTCGGGAAAGATAATGAAGCCCATATTGAATTGGCGCGAGATATAGCTCGGCGTTTTAATAATTATTATGGTGAAGTCTTTCCGCAGCCTGAAGTCCTTCTCAGTGAAACTTCTACTCTCATTGGAACTGATGGCAAGGGCAAAATGAGTAAATCAGCTGGGAATGCGATTTTTCTTTCTGATTCTCGTTTAGAAATTGAGAAAAAAGTACGTAACATCTTTACTGATACGAATCGAATTCACACACACATTGCTGGTAAAGTCGAAGGGAATCCCCTGTTTCTATTTCATGATGCATTTAATCCCCATAAAGATGAAGTCAGTGATTTTAAAGCGCGTTATCGAGCTGGCAAAATTGGTGATCTTGAAATTAAAGAGCGTCTTATGGAAGAACTAGACAGACTTCTCTCTCCAATACGTGCAAGACGCGAAGTCTATGAAAATCAAAAAGGGATCGTAGAAAAGATTATCTATCAAGGAACCTTAAAAATGCGTGAGATAGCTAAAGAGACCCTTAAAGAGATGCAAAGTGCGATGGGATTGAAAGGGTACTGGAATAAAATTTCAAGAATTGCC contains:
- the trpS gene encoding tryptophan--tRNA ligase → MKKRIVTGDRPTGKLHLGHWVGSIQNRLALQEKYDCYFLIADLHTLTTKPLKNDIIKMRSDIREVVLDWLSCGIDPEKSTIYLQSAIPEVYEMNLIFEMLVSLNRLTGLPSIKEMARHADIPDERISFGLIGYPILQSADILLPRAHLVPVGKDNEAHIELARDIARRFNNYYGEVFPQPEVLLSETSTLIGTDGKGKMSKSAGNAIFLSDSRLEIEKKVRNIFTDTNRIHTHIAGKVEGNPLFLFHDAFNPHKDEVSDFKARYRAGKIGDLEIKERLMEELDRLLSPIRARREVYENQKGIVEKIIYQGTLKMREIAKETLKEMQSAMGLKGYWNKISRIARNV